The genomic window GAAAGAGTTTTGCTCGAAAGGGAAGCACATGGCCCGCGAATTAAATCGTGCCCATATTCTCGTTGCTCTTGATCGGAACATTCCTGAAAACCAGATCATGGGAGTGCTGGGGGTGGGGCGCACAGCGATCTGGCGTACGCGTGCTGCGTATGTGGAGGGGGGGCTCACATTTGCTCTGCACGACGCCCCGCGTCCGGGAAAGCCCAAGCGGTACCACACCGACGAAGAGGCCCAGGTGACGGCCCTGGCCT from Nitrospiria bacterium includes these protein-coding regions:
- a CDS encoding helix-turn-helix domain-containing protein, with the translated sequence MRQTKLKLSQRDRQILKEFCSKGKHMARELNRAHILVALDRNIPENQIMGVLGVGRTAIWRTRAAYVEGGLTFALHDAPRPGKPKRYHTDEEAQVTALA